The Streptomyces seoulensis genome contains a region encoding:
- a CDS encoding SGNH/GDSL hydrolase family protein produces the protein MIGSYVAVGDSFTEGVGDPGPDGAFVGWADRLAVLLADRRPEGDFRYTNLAVRGKLLDQIAADQVSRAARLAPDLVSICAGGNDIIRPGTDPDETAERFERAVAQLAARAGTVLVATGFDTRGVPLLKHMRGKIATYNGHVRAIADRYNCPVLDLWSLKSVQDRRAWDGDRLHLSPEGHTRVALRAGQVLGLEIPADPEQAWPALPPRGTLEIRRDDVHWARQHLVPWIGRRLRGESSGDHVVAKGALSPSDIRMRIASVA, from the coding sequence GTGATCGGGTCGTACGTGGCGGTGGGGGACAGCTTCACCGAAGGCGTCGGCGACCCCGGCCCCGACGGGGCGTTCGTCGGCTGGGCCGACCGGCTCGCGGTACTCCTCGCCGACCGGCGACCCGAAGGCGACTTCAGGTACACCAACCTCGCCGTGCGGGGGAAACTGCTCGACCAGATAGCGGCGGACCAGGTGTCCAGGGCGGCGCGGCTCGCCCCGGACCTCGTCTCCATCTGCGCGGGCGGCAACGACATCATCCGCCCCGGCACCGACCCGGACGAGACGGCCGAGCGCTTCGAGCGCGCCGTGGCCCAGCTCGCGGCGCGCGCCGGCACCGTGCTGGTGGCGACCGGCTTCGACACCCGCGGCGTTCCGCTCCTCAAGCACATGCGCGGCAAGATCGCCACGTACAACGGTCATGTACGGGCCATCGCGGACCGGTACAACTGCCCCGTGCTCGACCTGTGGTCCCTGAAGTCCGTCCAGGACCGCAGGGCCTGGGACGGCGACCGGCTGCACCTCTCGCCCGAGGGCCACACCCGTGTGGCGCTGCGCGCCGGACAGGTGCTCGGCCTGGAGATCCCGGCCGACCCCGAGCAGGCGTGGCCGGCGCTGCCGCCGCGCGGCACGCTGGAGATCCGGCGCGACGACGTGCACTGGGCCCGGCAGCACCTCGTGCCGTGGATCGGGCGCCGGCTGCGCGGGGAGTCCTCCGGCGACCATGTGGTGGCCAAGGGCGCGCTGTCGCCGAGCGACATCAGGATGCGCATCGCGTCGGTGGCGTGA
- a CDS encoding tyrosine-protein phosphatase yields MTQQVPSTEPELAAVRNFRDVGGLPTVDGRRVRYGVLFRSGHLAHATEDDAAYLSSLGLHTVFDFRNAADQQLEGPDVELPGVRNVNVPLSDPADGAEFWRMVRDGDLDQLRGILADGKGADRMIASYRRIVTDRTAEHSRVLHALAEDSVPALMHCAAGKDRAGISVAVTLLAVGVERDAITADYLESNAKHRRYKVRRSGDQASAYTPEVMELLSPLFDARAEYLAAAFDSIEDTWGDVDAYLERGLKLSDGTRERLRERLVG; encoded by the coding sequence GTGACGCAGCAGGTCCCGTCGACCGAGCCCGAACTGGCCGCAGTCCGCAACTTCCGTGACGTGGGCGGCCTGCCGACGGTGGACGGACGCCGGGTGCGGTACGGGGTGCTGTTCCGCAGCGGACATCTGGCGCACGCGACCGAGGACGACGCGGCCTACCTCTCCTCCCTCGGCCTGCACACGGTCTTCGACTTCCGCAACGCGGCCGACCAGCAGCTCGAAGGCCCCGACGTCGAACTGCCCGGCGTACGGAACGTCAACGTCCCGCTCAGCGACCCTGCGGACGGCGCCGAGTTCTGGCGGATGGTGCGCGACGGCGACCTCGACCAGCTACGGGGCATCCTGGCGGACGGCAAGGGCGCGGACCGCATGATCGCCTCGTACCGGAGGATCGTCACCGACCGCACCGCCGAGCACTCCCGTGTGCTGCACGCGCTGGCCGAGGACAGCGTGCCCGCCCTGATGCACTGCGCGGCCGGCAAGGACCGCGCGGGCATCTCCGTGGCGGTGACGCTGCTCGCGGTGGGCGTGGAGCGGGACGCGATCACCGCCGACTACCTCGAGTCCAACGCCAAGCACCGCCGCTACAAGGTCCGCCGCAGCGGCGACCAGGCCAGCGCGTACACGCCCGAGGTGATGGAGCTGCTCAGCCCGCTCTTCGACGCCCGCGCGGAGTACCTCGCGGCGGCCTTCGACAGCATCGAGGACACCTGGGGCGACGTGGACGCCTACCTGGAGCGGGGGCTGAAGCTCTCGGACGGTACGCGGGAGCGGCTGCGCGAGCGCCTGGTCGGCTGA
- a CDS encoding DUF6126 family protein, which translates to MSDMEEKLPRALWVRLVVYVALGHVLAAFLYLLFSLGAKG; encoded by the coding sequence ATGAGTGACATGGAAGAGAAGCTGCCGCGCGCCCTGTGGGTCCGGCTGGTCGTCTACGTCGCCCTCGGCCATGTCCTGGCCGCCTTCCTCTACCTGCTGTTCTCGCTCGGCGCCAAGGGCTGA
- a CDS encoding helix-turn-helix domain-containing protein — protein MNASEAASPAGQGDDLPAVAPQLRALRRRAGLTLEAAAGSAGLSPAHLSRLETGHRQPSLPMLLALARIYGTTVSDLLGETAADRDAIVRAADMEPTRAAGWTYFQAGAPGRGMQALRVRVPYRAEGDIVRVHPGEEWLYVLRGRLRLRLGDSAHLLAPGDSAHFDSLTPHRLNADDHDGVELLFVHTLLQSPTATLCLGHPTGEPS, from the coding sequence ATGAACGCCTCAGAAGCGGCCTCACCGGCGGGCCAGGGCGACGACCTGCCCGCCGTGGCGCCGCAGTTGCGTGCCCTGCGCCGCCGGGCCGGTCTCACCCTGGAGGCCGCGGCCGGGTCCGCCGGGCTCTCCCCGGCCCACCTCTCCCGGCTGGAGACCGGCCACCGCCAGCCCTCGCTGCCGATGCTCCTGGCCCTCGCCCGCATCTACGGTACGACGGTTTCCGACCTGCTCGGTGAGACGGCCGCCGACCGGGACGCCATCGTCCGCGCCGCCGACATGGAGCCCACCCGCGCCGCCGGCTGGACCTACTTCCAGGCCGGCGCCCCCGGCCGCGGCATGCAGGCCCTGCGCGTCCGCGTGCCGTACCGCGCCGAGGGCGACATCGTGCGCGTCCACCCCGGCGAGGAATGGCTCTACGTCCTGAGGGGCCGCCTGCGGCTGCGCCTCGGCGACAGCGCGCATCTGCTCGCGCCCGGCGACAGCGCGCACTTCGACTCGCTCACCCCGCACCGCCTCAACGCCGACGACCACGACGGCGTCGAGCTGCTGTTCGTCCACACCCTGCTGCAGAGCCCCACGGCCACCCTGTGCCTGGGCCACCCCACCGGAGAGCCGTCATGA
- a CDS encoding aspartate aminotransferase family protein produces the protein MSTEFDLEALLAARGAERYDLHTRHLNPQLPRMLHTIGFDKVYERAEGAHFFDAEGNDHLDMLAGFGVMGLGRHHPVVRKALHDVLDLSLADLTRFDCQPLPGLLAERLLTHSPHLDRVFFGNSGTEAVETALKFARFATGRPRVLYCDHAFHGLTTGSLSVNGEDGFRDGFAPLLPDTAVPLGDLAALESELRKGDVAALIVEPIQGKGVHEAPPGYLRAAQELLHKHKALLIADEVQTGLGRTGDFYAYQHEDGVEPDLVCVAKALSGGYVPVSATLGKDWIFKKVYSSMDRVLVHSASFGSNAQAMAAGLAVLAVMEDEQIVARARTMGELLKSRLAALIGKYELLADVRGRGLMIGIEFGRPDSLKLRGRWTMLQAARKGLFAQMVVVPLLQRHRILTQVSGDHLEVIKLIPPLVIDEADVDRFVDAFTAVMDDAHSGGGLMWDFGRTLIKQAVAGR, from the coding sequence ATGAGCACGGAGTTCGACCTCGAAGCCCTCCTCGCCGCGCGCGGAGCCGAGCGCTACGACCTGCACACGCGCCACCTCAACCCACAGCTCCCGCGCATGCTGCACACCATCGGCTTCGACAAGGTCTACGAACGGGCCGAGGGCGCCCACTTCTTCGACGCCGAGGGCAACGACCACCTCGACATGCTCGCCGGGTTCGGCGTGATGGGCCTCGGCCGCCACCACCCGGTCGTCCGCAAGGCGCTGCACGACGTGCTCGACCTCTCCCTCGCCGACCTCACCCGCTTCGACTGCCAGCCGCTGCCCGGCCTGCTCGCCGAGCGACTGCTCACCCACAGCCCGCACCTGGACCGGGTGTTCTTCGGCAACAGCGGCACCGAGGCCGTCGAGACCGCGCTGAAGTTCGCCCGCTTCGCCACCGGCCGCCCCCGCGTCCTCTACTGCGACCACGCCTTCCACGGCCTCACCACCGGGTCCCTCTCGGTCAACGGCGAGGACGGCTTCCGCGACGGCTTCGCCCCCCTGCTCCCCGACACCGCCGTCCCCCTCGGCGATCTCGCGGCGCTGGAAAGCGAGTTGAGGAAGGGCGATGTCGCGGCCCTCATCGTGGAGCCGATCCAGGGCAAGGGCGTGCACGAGGCGCCGCCCGGCTATCTCCGGGCCGCGCAGGAGCTGTTGCACAAGCACAAGGCGCTGCTCATCGCCGACGAGGTGCAGACCGGCCTCGGCCGCACCGGTGACTTCTACGCCTACCAGCACGAGGACGGCGTCGAGCCCGACCTGGTGTGCGTCGCCAAGGCGCTCTCCGGCGGCTATGTCCCCGTCAGCGCCACGCTCGGCAAGGACTGGATCTTCAAGAAGGTCTACTCGTCCATGGACCGCGTCCTGGTGCACTCAGCCAGCTTCGGTTCCAACGCCCAGGCCATGGCCGCGGGGCTCGCGGTGCTCGCGGTCATGGAGGACGAGCAGATCGTCGCCCGTGCCCGGACCATGGGCGAGCTGCTGAAGTCCCGGCTGGCCGCGCTCATCGGGAAGTACGAGCTGCTGGCCGACGTGCGCGGGCGGGGGCTGATGATCGGCATCGAGTTCGGGCGCCCCGACTCGCTGAAGCTGCGCGGCCGCTGGACCATGCTCCAGGCAGCCCGCAAGGGGCTGTTCGCGCAGATGGTCGTCGTCCCGCTGCTCCAGCGGCACCGGATTCTCACCCAGGTCTCCGGCGACCACCTGGAGGTGATCAAACTGATCCCGCCGCTCGTGATCGACGAGGCGGACGTGGACCGGTTCGTGGACGCCTTCACCGCCGTCATGGACGACGCGCACAGCGGGGGCGGGCTGATGTGGGACTTCGGCCGGACCCTGATCAAGCAGGCGGTCGCCGGACGCTGA
- the dxs gene encoding 1-deoxy-D-xylulose-5-phosphate synthase, with translation MTILESIRGPRDLKALSQEELDELSGEVREFLVEAVSRTGGHLGPNLGVVELTIALHRVFESPVDRIVWDTGHQSYVHKLLTGRQDFSKLRGKGGLSGYPSREESEHDIVENSHASTSLGWADGLAKAHQVLGERGHVVAVIGDGALTGGMAWEALNNIAAAKDRPLIIVVNDNERSYAPTIGGLANHLATLRTTDGYEQVLAWGKETLQRTPVVGGLLYEAAHGAKKGFKDAFAPQGMFEDLGLKYVGPIDGHDIGAVESALRRAKRFHGPVLVHCLTEKGRGYAPALAHEEDHFHTVGVMDPLTCAPLNPSGGPSWTSVFGEEIVRIGEEREDVVAITAAMLHPVGLGPFAARFPDRVWDVGIAEQHAAVSAAGLATGGVHPVVAVYATFLNRAFDQLLMDVALHRCGVTFVLDRAGVTGVDGASHNGMWDMSILQVVPGLRIAAPRDAAQLRAQLREAVAVDDAPTLVRFPKESAGPEIPALGHVGGMDVLHRDDRPDVLLVAVGVMAPVCLQAASLLAARGIGCTVVDPRWVKPVDPALPELAAEHRLVAVVEDNSRAGGVGSAVALALGDADVDVPVRRFGIPDQFLAHAKRGEVLADIGLTPVEIAGRISASLAVKDVGGRQNQES, from the coding sequence GTGACGATTCTGGAGAGCATCCGGGGACCACGCGACCTGAAGGCGCTGTCACAGGAAGAACTGGACGAACTGTCCGGCGAGGTACGCGAGTTCCTCGTGGAGGCGGTGTCGAGGACCGGGGGGCACCTCGGCCCGAACCTGGGCGTGGTGGAACTGACCATCGCCCTGCACCGGGTCTTCGAGTCACCGGTCGACCGCATCGTGTGGGACACCGGACACCAGAGCTATGTGCACAAACTGCTGACGGGCCGTCAGGACTTCTCCAAGCTGCGCGGCAAGGGCGGCCTGTCCGGCTATCCCTCGCGCGAGGAGTCCGAGCACGACATCGTGGAGAACAGCCACGCCTCCACCTCCCTCGGCTGGGCCGACGGCCTCGCCAAGGCGCACCAGGTGCTGGGGGAGCGCGGGCACGTGGTCGCGGTCATCGGTGACGGCGCGCTGACCGGCGGCATGGCCTGGGAGGCGCTGAACAACATCGCCGCCGCCAAGGACCGCCCGCTGATCATCGTCGTCAACGACAACGAGCGGTCGTACGCGCCCACCATCGGCGGTCTCGCCAACCATCTCGCCACGCTGCGCACCACCGACGGCTACGAGCAGGTCCTCGCCTGGGGCAAGGAGACGCTCCAGCGCACCCCGGTCGTCGGCGGCCTGCTCTACGAGGCCGCGCACGGCGCCAAGAAGGGGTTCAAGGACGCCTTCGCCCCGCAGGGCATGTTCGAGGACCTGGGGCTGAAGTACGTGGGCCCCATCGACGGCCATGACATCGGCGCCGTCGAGTCCGCGCTGCGCCGGGCCAAGCGGTTCCACGGCCCGGTGCTGGTGCACTGCCTCACGGAGAAGGGCCGCGGTTACGCGCCCGCCCTCGCCCACGAGGAGGACCACTTCCACACCGTGGGCGTGATGGACCCGCTGACCTGCGCCCCGCTCAACCCCTCCGGCGGGCCCTCGTGGACCTCGGTGTTCGGCGAGGAGATCGTCCGGATCGGGGAGGAGCGCGAGGACGTCGTCGCCATCACGGCGGCCATGCTGCACCCCGTCGGCCTCGGCCCGTTCGCCGCGCGGTTCCCCGACCGGGTCTGGGACGTGGGGATCGCCGAGCAGCACGCGGCCGTCTCCGCGGCGGGCCTGGCCACCGGGGGAGTGCACCCGGTCGTCGCCGTCTACGCCACCTTCCTCAACCGCGCCTTCGACCAACTGCTGATGGACGTCGCCCTGCACCGCTGCGGGGTCACCTTCGTGCTGGACCGTGCCGGGGTCACCGGCGTCGACGGCGCCTCGCACAACGGCATGTGGGACATGTCGATCCTCCAGGTCGTCCCCGGTCTGAGGATCGCCGCCCCGCGCGACGCCGCCCAGCTCCGCGCCCAACTGCGCGAGGCGGTCGCCGTGGACGACGCCCCCACCCTGGTCCGCTTCCCCAAGGAGTCCGCCGGCCCCGAGATCCCGGCGCTGGGACACGTCGGCGGCATGGACGTCCTCCACAGGGACGACCGGCCCGACGTACTCCTCGTCGCCGTCGGTGTGATGGCGCCCGTCTGCCTCCAGGCCGCCTCGCTGCTCGCCGCGCGCGGGATCGGCTGCACGGTCGTCGACCCGCGCTGGGTCAAGCCCGTCGATCCCGCCCTGCCGGAACTCGCCGCAGAACACCGGCTGGTGGCCGTCGTCGAGGACAACAGCCGTGCGGGCGGCGTCGGTTCCGCCGTGGCGCTGGCCCTCGGGGACGCCGACGTGGACGTGCCCGTACGGCGGTTCGGCATCCCGGACCAGTTCCTCGCGCACGCCAAACGCGGCGAGGTGCTGGCCGACATCGGTCTCACGCCCGTGGAGATCGCCGGGCGGATCAGCGCGAGCCTCGCCGTCAAGGACGTCGGCGGCCGGCAGAACCAGGAGAGCTGA
- the ispG gene encoding flavodoxin-dependent (E)-4-hydroxy-3-methylbut-2-enyl-diphosphate synthase, with translation MTAVSLGVPEVPARPVATRRVSRQIQVGPVAVGGGAPVSVQSMTTTRTSDIGATLQQIAELTASGCQIVRVACPTQDDADALSTIARKSQIPVIADIHFQPKYVFAAIEAGCAAVRVNPGNIKQFDDKVREIAKAAKEHGTPIRIGVNAGSLDRRLLQKYGKATPEALVESALWEASLFEEHDFRDIKISVKHNDPVVMIEAYRQLAAQCDYPLHLGVTEAGPAFQGTIKSAVAFGALLSEGIGDTIRVSLSAPPVEEVKVGLQILESLNLKQRGLEIVSCPSCGRAQVDVYKLAEEVTAGLTGMEVPLRVAVMGCVVNGPGEAREADLGVASGNGKGQIFVKGEVIKTVPESKIVETLIEEAMRLAEETGQADQVG, from the coding sequence GTGACCGCCGTCTCCTTGGGCGTCCCCGAGGTACCGGCCCGCCCCGTCGCGACCCGCAGGGTGTCGCGGCAGATCCAGGTGGGGCCGGTGGCGGTCGGGGGCGGGGCTCCCGTCTCGGTGCAGTCGATGACGACGACGCGTACGTCGGACATCGGTGCGACGTTGCAGCAGATCGCGGAGCTGACGGCGTCGGGTTGTCAGATCGTGCGGGTGGCGTGTCCGACGCAGGACGACGCGGACGCGTTGTCGACGATCGCGCGGAAGTCGCAGATTCCGGTGATCGCGGACATCCACTTCCAGCCGAAGTACGTGTTCGCGGCGATCGAGGCGGGCTGCGCGGCGGTCCGGGTGAACCCGGGCAACATCAAGCAGTTCGACGACAAGGTCCGTGAGATCGCGAAGGCGGCGAAGGAGCACGGCACGCCGATCCGGATCGGGGTGAACGCGGGTTCGCTGGACCGGCGTCTGCTGCAGAAGTACGGCAAGGCGACCCCGGAGGCCCTGGTCGAGTCGGCCCTCTGGGAGGCGTCGCTCTTCGAGGAGCACGACTTCCGGGACATCAAGATCTCGGTGAAGCACAACGACCCGGTCGTGATGATCGAGGCGTACCGGCAGCTCGCGGCCCAGTGCGACTACCCGCTGCACCTGGGTGTGACGGAGGCGGGTCCGGCGTTCCAGGGCACGATCAAGTCGGCCGTGGCGTTCGGCGCCCTGCTGTCGGAGGGCATCGGCGACACCATCCGGGTCTCGCTGTCGGCTCCGCCGGTGGAGGAGGTCAAGGTCGGTCTGCAGATCCTGGAGTCGCTGAACCTGAAGCAGCGGGGTCTGGAGATCGTTTCCTGCCCGTCGTGCGGTCGCGCCCAGGTGGACGTCTACAAGCTGGCCGAGGAGGTCACCGCCGGTCTGACCGGTATGGAGGTCCCGCTGCGGGTCGCGGTCATGGGCTGTGTGGTGAACGGCCCCGGTGAGGCCCGTGAGGCGGACCTCGGTGTGGCGTCCGGCAACGGCAAGGGTCAGATCTTCGTGAAGGGCGAGGTCATCAAGACCGTCCCGGAGTCGAAGATCGTGGAGACCCTCATCGAAGAAGCCATGCGGCTGGCCGAGGAGACCGGCCAGGCGGACCAGGTGGGTTGA
- the hpnH gene encoding adenosyl-hopene transferase HpnH, translating to MAMPLRQSIKVATYLAEQKLRKRDKFPLIVELEPLFACNLKCEGCGKIQHPAGVLKQRMPVAQAVGAVLESGAPMVSIAGGEPLMHPQIDEIVRQLVAKRKYVFLCTNAMLLRKKMDKFTPSPYFAFAVHIDGLRERHDESVAKEGVFDEAVAAIKEAKQRGFRVTTNSTFFNTDTPQTIVEVLNFLNDDLEVDEMMISPAYAYEKAPDQEHFLGVEQTRELFKKAFSGGNRRRWRLNHSPLFLDFLEGKVDFPCTAWAIPNYSLFGWQRPCYLMSDGYVPTYRELVEDTDWDKYGRGKDPRCANCMAHCGYEPTAVLATMGSLKESLRAMRETMSGNRE from the coding sequence ATGGCCATGCCGTTGCGTCAGTCCATCAAGGTCGCTACATACCTGGCCGAACAGAAGCTCCGCAAGCGGGACAAGTTCCCGCTGATCGTCGAGCTGGAACCGCTGTTCGCCTGCAACCTGAAGTGCGAGGGCTGCGGGAAGATCCAGCACCCGGCCGGCGTGCTCAAGCAGCGGATGCCGGTGGCCCAGGCCGTCGGCGCGGTGCTGGAGTCCGGTGCGCCGATGGTGTCCATCGCGGGCGGTGAACCGTTGATGCACCCGCAGATCGACGAGATCGTGCGCCAGCTCGTCGCCAAGCGCAAGTACGTCTTCCTGTGCACCAACGCCATGCTGCTGCGCAAGAAGATGGACAAGTTCACCCCCTCCCCGTACTTCGCGTTCGCGGTGCACATCGACGGGCTGCGCGAGCGGCACGACGAGTCCGTGGCCAAGGAGGGCGTGTTCGACGAGGCGGTGGCGGCGATCAAGGAGGCCAAGCAGCGCGGCTTCCGGGTCACCACCAACTCCACCTTCTTCAACACCGACACCCCGCAGACCATCGTCGAGGTACTGAACTTCCTCAACGACGACCTGGAGGTGGACGAGATGATGATCTCGCCCGCCTACGCCTACGAGAAGGCGCCCGACCAGGAGCACTTCCTCGGCGTCGAGCAGACCCGCGAGCTGTTCAAGAAGGCGTTCTCCGGCGGCAACCGCAGGCGCTGGCGGCTCAACCACTCCCCGCTCTTCCTGGACTTCCTGGAGGGCAAGGTCGACTTCCCCTGCACGGCATGGGCCATCCCGAACTACTCCCTGTTCGGCTGGCAGCGCCCCTGCTACCTGATGAGCGACGGCTACGTGCCCACGTACCGCGAGCTCGTCGAGGACACCGACTGGGACAAGTACGGCCGCGGCAAGGACCCGCGCTGCGCCAACTGCATGGCGCACTGCGGCTACGAGCCCACCGCCGTCCTCGCCACCATGGGCTCCCTGAAGGAGTCGCTGCGGGCCATGCGGGAGACCATGTCCGGAAACCGGGAGTGA
- a CDS encoding 1-hydroxy-2-methyl-2-butenyl 4-diphosphate reductase translates to MRSRPASAPLLIVCALGIEKIALRTGDRGGAGGRFSVLRTGMGPRAAERSVARRLAGPGMADAAVLATGFCAGLAPGMHPGDLVVAEETRDPHGTVPCVRTDLLVKELMRAAPGRIVHTGPLTGSDHVVRGPERSALLATGAIAVDMESAATLRSAVGAGDRPVAAVRVVVDAPEHELVRIGTVRGGISAFRVLRSVLPAFFEWHRSLPLPRR, encoded by the coding sequence ATGAGATCCCGGCCCGCTTCGGCACCCCTGCTGATCGTCTGCGCGCTCGGCATCGAGAAGATCGCCCTGCGCACCGGCGACCGCGGCGGGGCCGGGGGGCGGTTCAGCGTCCTGCGCACCGGCATGGGCCCCAGGGCGGCGGAGCGGTCCGTCGCCCGGAGGCTCGCCGGTCCGGGGATGGCCGACGCCGCCGTGCTGGCCACCGGCTTCTGCGCCGGGCTGGCACCGGGCATGCACCCCGGTGACCTGGTGGTCGCCGAGGAGACCCGGGACCCGCACGGGACCGTCCCGTGCGTACGCACCGATCTGCTGGTCAAGGAACTGATGCGCGCCGCCCCCGGCCGCATCGTCCACACCGGCCCCCTGACCGGCTCCGACCACGTGGTCCGGGGTCCGGAACGCTCCGCCCTGCTGGCGACCGGCGCGATCGCGGTCGACATGGAGTCGGCGGCCACCCTGCGGAGCGCCGTCGGCGCGGGCGACCGCCCGGTTGCGGCCGTACGGGTGGTCGTGGACGCTCCTGAACATGAACTTGTCCGGATCGGAACGGTGCGCGGTGGAATATCAGCCTTCCGCGTCCTTCGTTCCGTTCTTCCCGCGTTTTTCGAATGGCACCGTTCCTTGCCGCTCCCCCGGAGGTGA